The following are from one region of the Rosistilla carotiformis genome:
- a CDS encoding M3 family metallopeptidase: MRGFHKFQRPLLIAAACVAAIQSVNAVDNGVEQPMSAMLEPWTGPFGGVPPWNLVRQEEFVAAFDQAIAQAQQEIDTIANNPEPPTFENTIVALEKAGRTLERLDTLFSVHSSNLNLGPVPDIERAVSPKLAEHADKITQNEKLFARIEAVFQSDEKSNLTLAQQRLLDDRYRNFVRKGAKLEPEAKKKLSQINMRLASLFTDFSQNVLHDEQSYVTWIDDEARLTGLPDSVVAAMASAAEERGKPGQWAVTNTRSSMDPVLTYADDRPLREEVWRTYYNRGDNGDAHDNNTLIAEILKLRRTRANMLGYPTHAHWRLEGTMAKTPEATMDLMMQVWPKAVARVQEEVADMQQIADQSGAKIKIQPWDYRYYAEKVRKAKYDLDFNEVKPYLQLEKLREGMMWAAGELFGLQFKETTDLPVFHPDVRVWEVNDADGNHVGLWYFDPYAREGKRSGAWMSAYRAQENIDKPITTIVSNNSNFVKGAAGEPVLISWDDAVTLFHEFGHALHGLCSKVQYPSQSGTSVARDYVEFPSQLLEHWLDTPEVLSRYCVHCQTGQPMPQELPDKIANAATFNQGFGTVEYLASAFIDMKLHTSDRDEIDPDAFERETLKAIGMPEELPMRHRTPHFQHIFASDSYSAGYYSYLWSDALTADAAEVFDEAGSYYDPATAKRLHDSVMSVGDTIDPADGFRAFRGRDVDTSALLRKRGFPTK; encoded by the coding sequence ATGCGTGGTTTTCATAAATTTCAACGCCCGCTCTTGATCGCCGCCGCTTGCGTCGCCGCGATCCAGAGCGTCAATGCAGTAGACAACGGAGTCGAACAACCGATGAGTGCAATGCTGGAACCATGGACTGGCCCCTTTGGCGGCGTCCCCCCTTGGAACTTGGTCCGCCAAGAAGAGTTTGTCGCCGCCTTCGATCAAGCGATCGCTCAGGCGCAACAAGAGATCGATACAATCGCTAACAATCCCGAACCGCCAACCTTCGAGAACACAATCGTAGCGCTCGAAAAAGCCGGTCGCACGTTGGAACGGCTCGATACGCTCTTCAGCGTTCACTCGTCGAATCTGAATCTCGGTCCGGTCCCCGATATCGAACGGGCGGTCTCGCCCAAGCTGGCCGAACATGCGGACAAGATCACGCAAAACGAAAAGTTGTTCGCGAGGATCGAAGCCGTTTTCCAAAGCGATGAGAAATCGAATCTGACGCTCGCCCAACAACGTCTGCTGGACGACCGCTACCGAAACTTTGTTCGCAAAGGGGCCAAGCTGGAACCCGAAGCGAAGAAGAAGCTGTCGCAGATCAACATGCGGCTGGCCAGCCTGTTCACCGACTTCAGCCAAAACGTTTTGCACGATGAACAGAGCTACGTCACCTGGATCGACGACGAAGCTCGCTTGACGGGTCTTCCCGATTCGGTCGTCGCCGCGATGGCGTCGGCCGCTGAAGAACGTGGCAAGCCGGGGCAATGGGCCGTCACCAACACGCGCTCCTCGATGGATCCGGTTTTGACCTACGCCGACGACCGTCCGCTGCGCGAAGAGGTGTGGCGCACCTATTACAACCGCGGCGACAACGGCGACGCTCACGACAACAACACGCTGATCGCCGAGATCCTGAAGTTGCGTCGGACGCGAGCGAACATGCTGGGCTATCCAACGCACGCTCACTGGCGGTTGGAAGGAACGATGGCCAAGACTCCCGAAGCGACGATGGATCTGATGATGCAGGTCTGGCCCAAGGCGGTCGCTCGGGTTCAAGAAGAAGTTGCCGACATGCAGCAGATCGCTGACCAATCGGGAGCGAAGATCAAGATCCAGCCGTGGGACTATCGCTATTACGCCGAGAAGGTGCGGAAGGCGAAATACGATCTCGATTTCAACGAAGTCAAACCGTACCTGCAGTTGGAAAAGCTGCGTGAAGGAATGATGTGGGCCGCGGGCGAGCTGTTTGGTCTGCAGTTCAAAGAGACGACCGATCTGCCCGTCTTCCATCCCGACGTCCGCGTCTGGGAAGTGAACGATGCCGATGGCAACCATGTCGGTCTTTGGTACTTCGACCCGTACGCTCGCGAAGGCAAGCGGAGCGGAGCGTGGATGAGTGCCTATCGGGCTCAGGAAAACATCGACAAGCCGATCACGACGATCGTTTCGAACAACTCCAATTTTGTCAAAGGTGCCGCCGGCGAACCGGTTCTGATTTCCTGGGATGATGCGGTCACGCTGTTCCACGAATTTGGACACGCCCTGCACGGCTTGTGCAGCAAAGTCCAATACCCATCGCAATCGGGAACCTCCGTCGCCCGCGATTATGTCGAATTCCCCAGCCAATTGTTGGAACACTGGCTCGACACGCCTGAGGTGCTCAGCCGCTACTGCGTCCATTGTCAGACCGGCCAACCGATGCCTCAGGAACTGCCCGACAAGATCGCCAACGCGGCGACCTTCAATCAAGGCTTTGGAACCGTTGAATACCTTGCCAGCGCGTTCATCGATATGAAGCTGCACACGTCGGATCGCGACGAGATCGATCCCGATGCGTTCGAGCGCGAAACGCTGAAGGCGATCGGGATGCCGGAGGAGTTGCCGATGCGACACCGCACGCCCCACTTCCAGCACATCTTCGCCAGCGACAGCTATTCGGCCGGCTACTACAGCTATCTGTGGAGCGACGCGTTGACTGCGGATGCGGCGGAGGTGTTCGACGAAGCGGGCAGCTACTACGACCCTGCGACAGCGAAACGGTTGCACGATTCGGTGATGAGCGTCGGCGACACGATCGATCCGGCCGACGGATTCCGGGCGTTCCGCGGACGCGATGTCGACACCAGCGCCCTGCTCCGCAAACGTGGCTTCCCGACGAAGTAG
- a CDS encoding acyl-CoA mutase large subunit family protein produces MNFVAAESPAFRTSLSGVPIKPLYSPADLADFSAQGEIGRPGQFPYTRGIHESMYCGRLWTIRQFAGFGRPRDTNRRFRFLLDQGQTGLSTAFDLPTLMGLDSDDPRSVGEVGRLGVAVDTIDDILALFDGVDLQKVSVSMTINAPAIVVMAFYLAAARQRGCDWRQLRGTIQNDILKEFHAQNEFVFPPEPSVRLVVDLIAFCTRYVPQWNPVSISGYHIREAGSTAQQELAFTLADGQHYVQKCLERGLSIDAFAPRLSFFFNAHNDLFEEVAKYRAARALWAEMIRDDYGAKSEASWKLRFHAQTAGCSLQAAQPEVNVVRVAYQAMAAVLGGCQSLHTNSMDETFALPSEQAVTLALRTQQVLAHETGVTNTVDPLGGSYFVESFTHKMKQDADACFRAIADQGGMIAAVENGYFRRQIADAAFVYQTAVDRSEKLVVGVNAFQQPDRNPIAVMEIDPATEPDQIDALLAVKQNRSGADVTRSLDALRHAAEHRDNVMSSLLQAADDRATVQECVDALADVYGRFRPSAAW; encoded by the coding sequence ATGAATTTCGTTGCCGCCGAATCACCCGCTTTCCGAACATCGCTCAGCGGCGTTCCGATAAAGCCGTTGTACAGTCCCGCCGACCTGGCGGACTTTTCGGCGCAGGGGGAGATTGGTCGGCCTGGACAGTTCCCCTACACCCGCGGCATCCACGAATCGATGTATTGCGGGCGGTTGTGGACGATCCGTCAGTTCGCCGGCTTTGGGCGACCTCGCGATACAAATCGCCGCTTCCGCTTTCTCTTGGATCAGGGGCAGACAGGCCTCAGCACCGCCTTTGATCTGCCAACGCTGATGGGGTTGGACAGCGACGACCCGCGATCGGTTGGCGAAGTCGGCCGCTTGGGCGTCGCCGTCGACACTATCGACGATATCTTGGCACTTTTCGATGGCGTCGATCTGCAGAAGGTTTCCGTCTCGATGACGATCAACGCTCCGGCGATCGTAGTGATGGCCTTCTATCTGGCAGCGGCTCGGCAGCGCGGCTGCGATTGGCGTCAGCTGAGAGGCACGATTCAGAACGACATCTTAAAAGAGTTCCATGCGCAGAACGAATTTGTCTTTCCGCCGGAGCCTTCGGTTCGGCTGGTGGTCGATTTGATCGCGTTTTGCACCCGCTATGTTCCTCAGTGGAATCCGGTATCGATCAGCGGATACCACATCCGCGAAGCCGGTTCGACGGCGCAGCAGGAGCTGGCGTTTACGCTGGCCGATGGGCAGCATTATGTACAGAAGTGTCTCGAACGGGGGCTCAGTATCGATGCGTTCGCGCCGCGGCTCAGCTTCTTCTTCAACGCGCACAACGATTTGTTTGAAGAGGTCGCCAAGTATCGGGCGGCGCGAGCGTTGTGGGCAGAGATGATCCGCGATGATTATGGTGCGAAATCGGAAGCTTCGTGGAAGCTGCGGTTCCATGCGCAGACGGCCGGTTGTTCGCTGCAAGCGGCGCAGCCGGAAGTGAATGTTGTGCGAGTCGCCTATCAAGCGATGGCCGCAGTGCTTGGCGGCTGTCAGTCGTTGCATACCAATTCGATGGACGAAACGTTTGCCTTGCCCAGCGAACAAGCGGTCACGTTGGCACTGCGAACTCAGCAGGTGCTGGCGCACGAGACCGGCGTTACCAATACTGTCGATCCGTTGGGCGGCAGCTATTTTGTGGAGTCTTTCACGCACAAGATGAAGCAGGACGCAGACGCTTGCTTTCGGGCGATCGCCGATCAGGGCGGCATGATCGCCGCCGTGGAGAATGGCTACTTCCGTCGCCAGATCGCCGATGCCGCTTTCGTATATCAAACCGCTGTCGATCGCAGCGAGAAGCTGGTCGTTGGCGTCAATGCGTTTCAACAGCCCGATCGCAATCCGATCGCGGTGATGGAGATCGACCCGGCGACCGAACCCGATCAAATCGATGCCCTACTCGCCGTCAAACAAAACCGCAGCGGTGCCGATGTGACGCGTTCGCTCGACGCGCTGCGGCACGCTGCCGAACATCGTGACAACGTGATGTCCAGTCTGCTGCAAGCGGCCGACGACCGGGCGACGGTGCAGGAATGTGTCGACGCCTTGGCCGATGTCTATGGCCGCTTCCGACCTTCGGCGGCATGGTGA
- a CDS encoding citrate/2-methylcitrate synthase — translation MILTNSTGLAGVVAGETAISTVGKQGVGLTYRGYTIEDLAEHSTFEEVACLLIHGELPTPAERDQFLAKRIAQQRLSDEMMSFLEQLPDTSHPMDVLRSGTSLLGCWEPEHSIDQQQRIAARLLAVFPSMICYWYRFVNDRFRIEIESEQTTVAGHFLQLLHSGAPSEVDRRALDVALILYAEHEFNASTFAARVTASTGSDLYSAICTGIGTLRGPLHGGANEASMKLISNFTDPEQAEQGVLRKLARREKIMGFGHRVYKSTDPRSEIMKRWALTLCKQTRQLKTYAVAERIETVMQREKGLFPNLDFYSAVAFHCLGIPTALFTPLFVMARTAGWSAHVFEQRSNNRLIRPTANYIGPSQRPLVRPHQRT, via the coding sequence ATGATTCTCACGAATTCAACGGGCTTGGCAGGCGTGGTCGCTGGCGAGACGGCGATCAGCACCGTGGGCAAGCAAGGCGTCGGTCTAACCTACCGCGGTTACACCATCGAAGACTTGGCGGAGCATTCGACGTTTGAAGAGGTGGCGTGCCTGCTGATACACGGCGAACTGCCAACTCCCGCCGAGCGCGATCAATTCCTCGCCAAACGGATCGCCCAGCAACGGCTATCGGACGAGATGATGTCGTTTTTGGAACAGTTGCCCGACACCTCGCATCCAATGGACGTGTTGCGATCGGGGACGTCGCTGCTAGGTTGTTGGGAACCAGAACATTCGATCGATCAACAACAACGCATCGCCGCGCGGTTGCTGGCTGTCTTCCCATCGATGATCTGTTATTGGTACCGGTTCGTAAACGATCGGTTCCGGATCGAAATTGAATCGGAACAAACAACCGTGGCAGGGCACTTTCTGCAGCTATTGCACAGCGGTGCGCCATCGGAAGTCGATCGCCGGGCGTTGGATGTGGCGTTGATCCTGTACGCCGAACATGAATTCAACGCGTCGACCTTCGCCGCTCGCGTGACAGCTTCGACCGGATCGGACCTCTATTCGGCAATCTGCACCGGAATCGGCACGCTGCGTGGTCCGCTGCACGGGGGTGCCAACGAAGCGTCGATGAAGTTGATCTCTAACTTTACCGATCCCGAACAAGCGGAGCAGGGAGTTCTACGCAAGCTCGCCCGGCGCGAGAAGATCATGGGATTTGGACACCGCGTTTACAAGTCGACCGATCCGAGGTCGGAGATCATGAAACGCTGGGCACTGACGTTGTGCAAACAGACACGTCAGTTGAAAACCTATGCGGTTGCTGAACGGATCGAAACGGTGATGCAACGCGAGAAGGGATTGTTCCCCAACCTCGACTTCTACAGCGCGGTGGCATTCCATTGTTTGGGAATCCCCACCGCGCTGTTCACTCCGCTATTCGTGATGGCTCGAACCGCGGGCTGGTCTGCTCATGTCTTTGAACAACGATCCAACAACCGCTTGATTCGCCCGACCGCAAACTACATCGGCCCCAGCCAACGCCCGCTTGTGCGGCCACATCAACGTACGTGA
- the prpB gene encoding methylisocitrate lyase, protein MSSSQTVTAGERLWSAVDRERPLQIAGAVNAMSALIAEQAGFRALYLSGSGVASASHGLPDLGVTTMHDVLEDARRITSATELPLLVDADTGWGDSRMIGRATRELIRSGAAGLHLEDQIAEKRCGHRPGKRLVPAIEMQDRLKAALDSRTDDRFAIMARTDAVDVEGVDAAIDRAARYVETGAEMIFAEAVASLDDYKRFTAAFGVPVLANITEFGKTPLFTVEQLRSAGVRLILYPLTAFRAMNAAARNAYETLRRDGTQAELIAAMQTREELYDVLDYHAQEPD, encoded by the coding sequence ATGTCGTCTTCGCAAACTGTCACCGCCGGGGAACGTTTGTGGTCCGCCGTCGACCGCGAGCGACCGTTGCAGATCGCGGGAGCTGTCAACGCGATGTCGGCCCTGATCGCCGAACAGGCCGGGTTTCGAGCTCTCTATCTGTCGGGCTCCGGTGTCGCCAGCGCGTCGCACGGGTTGCCCGATTTAGGCGTGACGACGATGCACGATGTATTAGAGGATGCGCGACGCATCACTTCGGCGACCGAATTGCCGCTGTTGGTCGATGCCGATACGGGTTGGGGCGATTCACGGATGATCGGCCGCGCGACACGTGAACTGATCCGCTCTGGTGCAGCCGGGCTGCACTTGGAAGATCAGATCGCGGAGAAACGCTGCGGCCATCGCCCCGGTAAACGACTGGTTCCGGCAATCGAGATGCAAGATCGATTGAAAGCCGCATTGGACAGCCGAACCGATGACAGGTTCGCGATCATGGCTCGAACGGATGCTGTCGACGTCGAAGGGGTCGATGCGGCGATCGATCGAGCGGCGCGATACGTCGAGACCGGGGCGGAGATGATTTTTGCGGAAGCTGTTGCGTCGCTGGACGATTACAAACGCTTCACCGCCGCGTTCGGAGTGCCCGTGTTGGCGAACATCACCGAATTCGGAAAGACGCCGCTGTTCACGGTCGAGCAATTGAGATCTGCCGGAGTGCGGTTGATATTGTATCCGTTGACAGCGTTTCGCGCGATGAATGCTGCCGCGCGGAACGCTTACGAAACTTTACGCCGCGACGGAACGCAGGCGGAATTGATCGCCGCGATGCAAACTCGCGAGGAATTGTACGACGTGTTGGATTATCACGCCCAAGAACCGGATTAA